One window from the genome of Bacillus tianshenii encodes:
- a CDS encoding P27 family phage terminase small subunit — translation MAVAITKLKKQLMERIDTEDLVQVEKVERYISLVKSFRRVSKTIEQEGESVVTQNGAQRFTKAHPLIGERNKINASLLSIEKSFGFEPEAPEENKRSLNDLI, via the coding sequence ATGGCAGTTGCAATTACAAAGTTAAAAAAGCAGCTAATGGAACGCATCGATACAGAAGACCTGGTACAAGTTGAAAAAGTTGAGCGATATATCAGCTTAGTCAAATCTTTTCGTCGTGTGAGTAAGACGATAGAACAAGAAGGAGAATCTGTTGTCACCCAGAACGGAGCGCAGCGCTTTACGAAAGCCCACCCTTTAATCGGTGAGCGAAATAAAATAAACGCCTCTCTTCTCAGCATTGAAAAATCATTTGGATTTGAACCTGAAGCACCAGAAGAAAATAAGCGCTCACTTAATGACTTAATATGA
- a CDS encoding HNH endonuclease has translation MPEYKTKAQKKKFYNSTSWAGKNGIRQQALKRDNYECQRCKKLGRVYVDSVKVEGERKSIELNVHHIKEIEDHPELALSLHNTTTLCIRCHNEIHEKGYQYKEPRWNDEKW, from the coding sequence TTGCCTGAATACAAAACAAAAGCACAAAAGAAAAAGTTCTACAATTCTACATCATGGGCAGGGAAGAATGGTATACGACAGCAAGCATTAAAGCGTGACAACTATGAATGTCAACGTTGTAAAAAACTCGGACGTGTTTATGTTGATTCAGTAAAGGTTGAAGGTGAACGAAAGAGTATTGAATTAAATGTTCATCACATTAAAGAAATCGAGGACCATCCTGAGTTAGCTCTCTCATTGCACAACACCACAACACTTTGCATTCGTTGCCATAATGAAATTCACGAAAAAGGATATCAATACAAGGAACCCAGATGGAATGATGAGAAATGGTAG